In Lascolabacillus massiliensis, a single genomic region encodes these proteins:
- a CDS encoding FecR family protein, whose translation MKLKLDYKDFLCDDLFVYWRTRRTVKLTQFWEDFINKNEHLRESFELAIATFDEIQKNKSECIIDEETVNRQLQDRIYHLKKRKQLSIIVTSVAASLFITIISTIYILTSNTNSIPENQLTSIGEVMSQDKIQLISGEQSFDIENNSMVQLTEGENALIHDSITQKQIDLKNNQNKLIVPFGKRSSVILADGSLIHLNSGTEMEFPSAFSNQAREIKVKGEIFIEVTKQSTPFIIHTPKSQITVFGTSFNVSAYTDEESETVVLVEGSVQVKNNVNSLTLKPGEMAILDNNSIHNQMVDVTEYVSWKNGYMNLNKNSLTEVLRKIGRYYNVEFHFDNTLKLKEQTCSGKLYLSENINDVLESFSQMTFLKYYIESEGVISIKKE comes from the coding sequence ATGAAATTGAAATTAGATTATAAGGATTTTTTATGTGATGACCTTTTTGTCTATTGGAGGACTCGTCGCACAGTTAAACTAACACAGTTTTGGGAAGATTTTATTAATAAAAACGAACATCTTAGAGAATCTTTTGAACTAGCCATTGCAACTTTCGATGAAATTCAGAAGAATAAGAGTGAGTGTATAATAGATGAAGAAACAGTAAACAGACAACTTCAGGATAGAATTTACCATTTAAAAAAAAGAAAACAATTATCCATTATAGTCACCTCAGTTGCCGCATCTCTATTTATAACAATAATTTCAACAATATACATTCTTACATCTAATACTAATAGTATACCGGAAAATCAACTTACTTCAATTGGTGAAGTAATGAGTCAGGATAAGATACAGTTAATCTCCGGAGAACAATCATTTGATATTGAAAACAACTCTATGGTTCAATTAACTGAAGGGGAAAATGCGTTAATACATGATTCAATTACTCAAAAACAGATTGACCTGAAAAACAATCAAAACAAGTTAATTGTTCCATTTGGGAAGAGATCTTCTGTAATTCTTGCTGATGGCTCATTAATACACTTAAATTCAGGAACAGAAATGGAGTTCCCATCAGCTTTTTCTAATCAGGCAAGAGAAATAAAAGTTAAAGGTGAAATATTTATTGAAGTTACAAAACAGAGTACTCCATTTATTATACATACACCTAAATCACAAATTACAGTATTTGGTACATCATTTAATGTATCTGCATATACAGATGAAGAAAGTGAAACTGTTGTACTTGTAGAAGGCTCAGTTCAAGTAAAAAATAATGTAAATTCATTGACTTTGAAACCTGGAGAAATGGCGATTCTAGACAATAATAGCATCCACAATCAAATGGTGGATGTAACGGAATATGTTAGCTGGAAAAACGGATATATGAACTTAAACAAAAATTCCTTAACCGAGGTTTTAAGAAAAATTGGCCGATATTACAATGTTGAATTTCATTTTGATAATACTTTGAAATTAAAAGAACAGACCTGTTCCGGTAAACTTTATCTTTCTGAAAATATTAATGATGTCTTAGAATCGTTCTCACAAATGACTTTTCTAAAATATTATATTGAAAGTGAAGGTGTTATTAGTATAAAAAAAGAATAA
- a CDS encoding RNA polymerase sigma factor, translating into MIDDAWKLFLEGDDKSFSKIYHAYYSELLAYALNLGFDDERSKDAIQDIFFNIYTSRKKLNHIQNIEFYLLRSLKNRLLDIRNLELIEIGELQQDYFEENEKIVIEKIIDEEKEIQLKNKLTNLIKTLPPKQRRIIHYRYQLDLNYSEIAEIMNLSTDAVKKNLYRALKKMKGASPSNSLLYLIHLFTTLG; encoded by the coding sequence ATGATCGATGATGCGTGGAAACTATTTTTAGAGGGAGATGATAAATCTTTCTCTAAGATTTATCATGCTTACTATTCGGAACTTTTAGCTTATGCATTAAATCTTGGATTCGATGATGAACGGAGTAAAGATGCAATACAAGATATTTTTTTCAATATTTATACTTCAAGAAAAAAATTAAACCACATTCAAAATATAGAATTTTATCTGCTCAGAAGTCTAAAAAACAGACTTCTTGACATTAGAAACTTGGAACTAATTGAAATTGGAGAATTACAACAAGACTACTTTGAAGAAAATGAGAAGATTGTAATTGAAAAAATTATTGATGAAGAAAAAGAAATACAGCTAAAAAATAAGTTAACTAACTTAATTAAAACACTACCTCCAAAGCAGAGAAGAATTATTCATTATAGATATCAATTGGATCTCAATTATTCAGAAATAGCTGAAATTATGAACCTTTCAACTGATGCTGTGAAAAAAAACTTATATCGTGCATTAAAGAAAATGAAAGGTGCATCACCATCCAATTCACTATTGTATTTAATACATTTATTCACAACACTTGGTTAA